GATAGCTTCTCCAGGTACCTGAATGCGATCACCTTCACTCAGTCCGGAAAGTAGCAAAAGCATTCGGCTATCTAGGAACTGAACGCCAACAATACGGATACCTGCAATTTGATATTCTTTGGGGTTGCTGTAATCAATATCAACCGAATGCAGGGGTTGTTGGGCAAACGACTGAAAGAAAAAGGCAATGGAGAGGATACTTATAATGGTGGGTCTTAACATAGATCAGGTGGATAATTGTTCACTGGTCATACCAAACCTTCTTTCTCTGGATTGGTAATCCAGTATGGCTTCGCAAAAATGCTGTCGCCTGAAATCAGGCCACATCACATCCGTAAAATACAACTCTGAATAGGCGATTTGCCATAGCAAAAAGTTACTTATGCGATGTTCTCCGCTGGTTCGGATGAGCAATTCGGGGTCCGGTATATCTTTGGTGCAAAGGTACTTTTCAAAATCGTTGGCAGTGATGTCACTGATGGATTTGCTGTTGTTTTTGAATTCTTCTGCCAATTTTGTCGCAGCACGTACTATTTCCCATCGGGCACTGTAGCTAAGTGCCAGCACCAATGTCATCCGTTGGCCTTCTTTGGTTTTCTCGATGGCCTCGTGTAATTCCTTTCGACAACTGGCAGGAAGGCCCTCAATATCCCCAATAGCTTGCAACCGGATATCGTTCTTGGTCAGTGTTTTGGTTTCTTTGTGGATCGTTTGCACCAACAACTGCATCAGCGCATTGATCTCTAGCTTGGGTCGGTTCCAGTTTTCTGTACTGAATGCATACAAGGTGAGATACTTAATGCCTATTTCTGCGGCACATTCAACAGTATCTCTTACCGCTAGTACACCGTTCTTGTGACCGAAAATACGGTTCTTCCCTTTACTTTTAGCCCATCTTCCGTTACCATCCATAATGATGGCGACATGCTCCGGTAGATTATCATTATGTATTTGCTCAATCAGGCTCATATATGAAAAAAGGTCCCCGCAGGGACCGTTGTGCACCGCAGTATTAAAATCTTACAAATCCCGGTAGGCAGGACAAACTTCCTTGGCGCCACCGATCTTAAAGTTTATCATTATTCCGGTAAAGTTATACCAATCTTTGTTATTGGAATTACCTCGTTGTCTTCCTGTTTTGTCTTCGCCCGACAAACTCCGGTTTGCCAGTGTGGCTGAATTTGATCCGTTTTCGGCGTTAAGAACTAACGGATCGGCATAAGTCATACTAACATCGTCCAGGTAGTCGGTGAAGGTCTTCCGCATTCCCCATTCCAGGGCCATGCCAATGCGAGGTGTAAGATTCCATTTGATACCGAGGCCGAAGGGCAGAGATAATTGTAGCAGTTTATAGCGATTTCGTTCTGAGTAGGCGATCGTTTCCTGTCCTTCTGTGCCTAGAGGTTGTAATTCGTACCAGGTACCATCCAACTCAGCTTTGGGGTTGTGTTTCAGGGCTCCAAGTCCAACAAAAACGTAAGGGGTAAAGGATTGATTCTGTTTGCCAATTTCGTAAGGAAAAAAATTAAACTCCAATTGTCCCGAGAATTCCAGAATAGAAGATCGGAAAGAAAGGTTCCGTTCTTTTTGATTGTCATCTGATGAGTTGGCATCATCACCTTGTAACCGACCGTATAGTGCATTGAATCGGAATGCAAAGTGTGGATTGAAATTTCGTCGGAAAAGCAGTCCTAAAGCGGGACTGGTCATTTTGAAGTGGGCGCCGGGATTGATGTCGCCTAAATAATAACTTCCTCCTAAAAACAAGCCCAGTTCGGAATTCTTGTTTTTGACCACAGTTTGGGCCGTCAGCTGATCACAACAAGTCATCGCTGCCATAAAAAGTGTGGTATATATGGCAAAAGCTTTCATAGATAAGCGCCAGGCAATAACGTATCAGAACTTTGGCTTATTGCCACGGGTTGTTCTGAGTTTATAATTGAATGAAATGAGGGCGAACATATAAGAATCCTTGTCAGTTGGGTCACCACGCTGTTGTCCGGGTGCCGTCCAGGTCGGGTTGTCGCCGTTGGACGGGTCGGCAAGATCACCTGCTAATTCGTTGCCTGCATTACTTGAAATCGCTGATGAGCTGTAATAGGTAGTGCTCACATCGTCGATGTAATCGGTAAATGTCTTGCGGATGCCAAGTTCTATGCCAATAGCTGCATTCCTCCCCATGGAGTGGCGAGCACCAAATCCTATTGGAATGGCAACGGAAAACCGTGAATATTTGTCTCTTGCCGGATCAAGACCTTGGCCTTCAGTGCCTAGTGGCTGCAAGGCATACCATTTACCATCACCTGACCATTTGGCCTTTGGGTTGTAATAAAACGCCCCAATACCTACAAATCCATAATAATAAAGCTCAAATCCCTTCTGTCCTCTTACTCCTCTCAGGCGGTATCTGTGTCCCGTTTTGTCTTTCATCCATGAAGCCTCAAATTGTGTTGAGAATTCATAAATAGGTGCTTTGAAATGAAGATTACGATTTGCGCGGGTTGCTTCGGTTGTCAGATTGTCATTGCCTGAAACCATACCATAGGTAAAAGTGGTTCTGAGTGCACTATACAAATTAAGCTTGTATCGCAGGCCAACCATCAAAGCATGCCTTGTTGCGGATAATTCAAGATCTCTGAAGTAATTTGTTCCGATTTGGTTAGCTCCCCCTAGTTCTCCCAAGAAATTGGAAATACCCACACCCCCTACAGCCTCATACCTATATCGTTTCCAACGTTGACCAATACCAATCATAGGGATGATGAGCACAAAAAGCACCAAAACAGCTTTCTTCATGTCCGTAAATTTGGCTAAGTAGTTAAAGGACAGCAAATATAATTCTTTTATTTCACTTTTATCCGTTGCAGGATCGCCTGCTTCCGGCATAGTACGTACGTATGGCTCCTTAGTTTCTTTTATCCATTCCCCACATGAGTTTATTGCGTAAAGTTGTCAGGAAGCTTTGCCCCGTCAGTCTTACAAAAGGCACATAAAAGGATTCCTTTCTGACGATCATTTCCAGGCTACTGTCAATAGTGATGGATCTGGAGTCCAATGTGGCCAGGAATGAATCGCTTCTTCCCTC
This Flavobacteriales bacterium DNA region includes the following protein-coding sequences:
- a CDS encoding isoprenyl transferase, with the translated sequence MSLIEQIHNDNLPEHVAIIMDGNGRWAKSKGKNRIFGHKNGVLAVRDTVECAAEIGIKYLTLYAFSTENWNRPKLEINALMQLLVQTIHKETKTLTKNDIRLQAIGDIEGLPASCRKELHEAIEKTKEGQRMTLVLALSYSARWEIVRAATKLAEEFKNNSKSISDITANDFEKYLCTKDIPDPELLIRTSGEHRISNFLLWQIAYSELYFTDVMWPDFRRQHFCEAILDYQSRERRFGMTSEQLST
- a CDS encoding outer membrane beta-barrel protein, producing MAAMTCCDQLTAQTVVKNKNSELGLFLGGSYYLGDINPGAHFKMTSPALGLLFRRNFNPHFAFRFNALYGRLQGDDANSSDDNQKERNLSFRSSILEFSGQLEFNFFPYEIGKQNQSFTPYVFVGLGALKHNPKAELDGTWYELQPLGTEGQETIAYSERNRYKLLQLSLPFGLGIKWNLTPRIGMALEWGMRKTFTDYLDDVSMTYADPLVLNAENGSNSATLANRSLSGEDKTGRQRGNSNNKDWYNFTGIMINFKIGGAKEVCPAYRDL